The sequence TCACACGTGATGGCTTTTATTGTTAATCATCTATTCTCACTACTGGCAGTTATCTTTTTGAATGTAGCAAATTATGGTGACAATGACACGATGGGTATCATTACTCTGATGTGCTTATTGATACTTACAGCAATTACTTGGTTAGGGATGAATCAACGTTGGGGAAATAGCAGTTCATTCCATAGCGGTTTGATATATTCACTCTTAATGGTAACATTTGCTGTTTTTATTCTGATGGCAGGCTTTGAAAATTTAATTTCACATCTCATTTTGATAATTTTCTTCATCGCTATTACAGCATGGAGTTGGAAAAAAGTGATGCCGCGTGTATCTGATATTTATCTTGTTATTACACTAATGACAATAATCACATTAGTTGGTTATTTTACAATTAATGCTGCCTGGATGCTTATCTATACGACGTGTGGTTTTGTTTTTGCGCTACTACTGGCTATTAGGTTACAAGCGCCATTCTTATATGCAACGAATGGTATTGGTTTTTTCATCTATATTTATTTGGTTATATTTAACACCCATCGACCCGTTTTTACAGTGTTAAATTTGAATGTCGTGTTAATAATTGTTGGATGTTACCTTATTTATAGTTACTTGAAAAAGACAACGAAGCTTAATAGTAAGGCAACGTTTAGTATTATTAATAGTAATATTGCTGTCTTGGAGTGGTTGCCACTTGTTACAATCGGTTTAACCTATTTCTTCATTAATCAATTATCTATTATTAGTTTCAATTATCCACTGTATTTAATTATTTTATTAGTAACAGTTGTGTTATTGTATGATGAGAAGGTTCGATTTGGAAGCCTAATGACAATTTTCCATTTGGCATTAGCTGCTTTTATTTATTGTCGTACACTAGTCAGTTTTACGTTTGGACAATCTATCTGGGTATTTTTACTTGTAGGTATAGGACTCTTAATTGTGCTGTCTTTCTTAATCTATCATGTGAAACAGCAACGGATTCTTGAAGGTCATTATGGTTTACAAACACCATGGGATAAACGTTTATCAGCAACCATCTTATTTGGGTTAATGCTATTGTTGGCGCTGAAACTGTATATGCAAACCGTGTACTATTACAATGGTAGCCAATCGATTCTTTTTATGGGGCAAACGTTATTGATTTTTGTATTTGCCTTCTATATTATGCATTGGGGATTAACTGAAAAAGTAAATGTGTTACGCATTGCTGGTTTTAGTTTAGTCATCTTAGCGCTGTTTAAACTCATTTTTATTGATCTATGGTACTTGGGCTTGTTTGTTCGCTCACTGCTGTTTATTGGTATGGGTGGTATCGGCTTATGGTTAACGTTAAAAGGGAACGAATCACGAAAAAGTAATTGATTGAGGTGAATAATTTAATGAAGGAAAAGACTGAAAGTTATCAACGCACACCTCTACAACAATGGTGTACTTGGATTAGTTTAGCAATCACTGCAGCAACAGCGTTTTATGTCGCATTTATGTATCAACAGTTGCCACAAGTGGTACCGATGCATTTCAATTTTAGCGGTGAAATTGACGGGTGGGGTGGAAAAGGCAGTGTTTGGTTCTTACCTGCTATCTCACTATTTATGTGGGTGTTACTCTTTATTTTGAGTGATCGGCCAGAACTGCATAATTATTATTACTTAAGAGAAGAAAATAAAACGGCTCAATACCGGTTTTCATGTTCACTATTAGCCGTTACGAATTTATTTATTAGTGTTGTATTTGCATTGCTTTCTCTAGATGTGATGAACCGGGCGTTAGGGGATGTGTATCCGCTCCTTTTCCAAAGCATTATTATCGTCGTTATTTTAGGAATACTTGCGATGATTGCTGCACTAGTCAGTTTACGACGCTTTAAACCAAAAAAACAATAAAAAAACGCTTCCCCTCTTTTAGAGGTAAGCGTTAACTTGTAAATGAAGTGTCAACCTTATCGGAAAATCGATGGGTTGGCGCTTTATTTATTTTTTTTTGGCCAAAAGTAGAATGTTAGTGAATATAAGAAATCAAGTGATAAAAAGAATAGCCACAGGTTAATAACATCGGTGAGCCCTTTTGTGTGACTCGTGTTGTCAATTTGAAGCACCATAATAATTAACAAAATTGATCCAAAGAAACAAGCGTACAGATGGCGAAGCGAGCCCTTTAATTTATAACGGGCTAAAGACTTTCCAGTTAATTGTTGTGCGATAGGCAACTGTTTTTCGGTAGCAGGCTTAAATTTATTGTCAATCCAAGCAAGAATAGAACGGCCACAAAAAAGCACAAGACCAATATATACTGCTGCTAGTCCATGATAGATTGTTGCGATTGTTCCATCTTTTATTGCAATTGTGGTTGCAAATAGTAACGCAAAATCAATGAATAGAGTGCCGATAAATAAGGTGACGCTTAATTTCTTTGATTTGAAGAGATAACGGCTGATAAATGCTGAAAAAAACACAAGCCAAAATAGAATTTGAGCGAAGAAAATAAACCAAAAGTTGTGATTCATGAAGTTACTCCTTTTTTTTACATAATAGTATTATTATAGCATTATTTCAGTTGAAGGACGACTAAAAGTAAAGTAGTAATAGCACGGATATTTCGTTTGATGATTGTCGCAAAAGAAGTTTAATTTGCATAAAGAAGGTGAGTTCGTGTAAAATGAAGTAAAAAGCGAACGTATGTTCCTGTTTGTGAGAGGTGATGGAATGCTATATAATGATCGGAAAATGCTGAAGTGGCAAGGTTTTTTTCTTAGTGAACACAATGAGGCCTTAGCGTTGTCAAATGAAAAAGGTCCAGTTGAGGAACAACAATCTTTAGATGTTATCAGTAAAAGGTTAGAGGCTAGTTGGTTGAATAAAACCCCTGTAAACATTCAACAAAATATTATGATAAACGGTAGTTATCAATCTGCTATGAGTGGAATCGTCATGGGTTATCATTCAACGGTGGTGTATCTATTAGATGAAGAGACAAATGGTTATTGCAGTGTTCCTCTTGCAGAAATAAGGCATGTTACTCTGACAACAGAAAAAAAGTGGTATGAATGAAGAACTTTATTTATGAAGAAATGCCAAAACGCGATATTCTTTGCATAGACTGTAAATCTTTTTTTGCAAGTGTTGAAAGTGTTAGAAGAGGTGAGCATCCTTTAGAAAGTTTAGTGGTCGTAATGAGTCGTGGTGATTCAGCGGGAGGACTTGTTTTAGCATCTTCGCCGCGAGCAAAGGCAGAATATGGCATTAAAACGGGTACGAGACGATATGAGATACAACCAGAATGGCCTGTTACCATCGTTGAACCAAGAATGAATGATTATATAAAGATGAATTTAAAAGTTAATACGATTTTAAAACGTTATACGGATGATATTAACTGGTTTCCATATAGCATTGATGAGAGCTTTATTGATGTCACGCATTCTCACACGCTGTTCGGAACAACTTTAGAAATTGCGAGAGCTATTCAAACAACTATTTTTAAAGAACTGGGTTTGGTTGTTTGCGTTGGAATTGGTGATAACCCTTTATTAGCTAAGTTAGCATTGGATCATGAGGCAAAAGAAAAATACCCTTACTTAGCATATTGGAGCTACCAAGATATAGCGAAAATTTGGGCGATTCATCCATTATCTGCGATGTGGGGGATTGGTCATCGTACAGAAAGAACATTACAAAAAATGGGTATCTTTACTGTCAAAGCATTGGCAGAGACAGATGTGGCAAGTCTGCAAAAAAAATTAGGTATTATAGGCGAACAACTTTATTATCATGCGCATGGAATTGATTATTCTATCTTAGCAGAACGCATACAACCAGTAAGTACAAGTTATGGTACGTCTCAAATTTTGGAACGTGATTATCATAATCCAGCAGATGTGCTGGTTGTTATTCGTGAAATGGTTGATAAGGTTGCTACGCGTTTACGAAAACATCAACGAGATTGTGAAGTTTTGCATCTAGCAATCAATTATTCAAAAGGCAGTGAAGTCGCTAGCTTTTCTATTCAACGCAAAATTAATGCAACGAGTTCCACGACAAAGTTACAAGTAGTCGCCGTTAAATTATTTGAAGATAATTATCAAGAGGGACCGGTGCGTCGTATATCTATAAGCTGTGGTAAAACCGCAGCTAAAAAAACTTCGCAGCTTAACTTGTTTGAAATAATAGAAGAAACTGTCGCAAATGAACGTTTAGAACGTACGATTGACTTGATTAGAGAACGTTATGGTTATCGGGCATTAATACATGCTAGCAGCTTGTCTGAAGGGGCGACCGCGATTAAACGTTCACGCCTTGTAGGCGGTCATTAAAAATAATTTGTTTTTTCGAGACAAAATACTAACTTGATGACAGATAAAATGATAGAATTAGTTTCGACATAAAGAAAGTTACTATCAAAAAATAAGAGAGACGTTTGTATATTAGGCAAATTGTTTGATAAATTGAAGTTTCAAACTAAACGAGTTTACATATATAAATGAAAGGTATCGTGTATGAAAAAATACCCATTGCCAATTTGGATGCTCGTGATTGGTGCATTTGCTATCGGAATGACAGAATTTGTTATTATGGGACTATTAACCGAAGTAGCAACAGATTTGAAAGTAAGCGTGACTCAAGCAGGACAATTGATTACAATGTATGCACTAAGTGTGGCTATAGGTGGTCCAATTGTTGTTTTACTGACCTATAAATTAAAGCGAAAAACAACGCTTTTAATATTAATGGCCATCTTTATAATAGGCAATGCCATCGCAGGTGTTGCTGATAACTATGGCGTGATGATGTTAAGTCGAATTGTCACAGCTTTTGCTCACGGGTCATTCTTTGGCTTAGGTGCGATTATCGCAGCGAGTCTTGTTCCAAAAAATCGCCAAGCAAGTGCAATGGCGTTAATGTTTTCTGGTTTGGCCGTTGCTAATATTATCGGGGTACCCTTTGGGACGATTATTGGTCAACAATGGGGATGGCGTGCAAGTTTCTTGATTATTTCTGTTATTGGTATCATTGCTTTTGCGGGCATATGGAAGTTTGTTCCAGCAGCCGAACAACGTAAAGAAGTCTCGATTAAAACAGAACTGAGTATTTTGAAATCCGGTAGTATGTGGACGACGCTATTGATTTCGACATTCAGTTTCAGTAGTGTGTTTGCCTTTTTCACTTATATTTCACCGATTTTACGAGAAGTAAGTGGCTACGACGATAATGGTGTTGCTCTTGTCTTGATCATTTTTGGTGTGGGTGTAACGATTGGTAACTTGGTCGGTGGTAGAATTGCTGACTGGAATATTAATAAAGGTCTGATTATTCTGCTTGTATTATTAGAAATCTGGTTTGTAGTCCTTTATTTTATACAATTCAATTTCTATTTGGTGCCGTTTGGTGTATTTATCTTTGGTATCATCGCTTTTGGTTTGACACCAAGTTTACAATTTAGAAGCATGAAATTATCTCTACAAGCGCCAACGCTGGGGAGTACATTGAATCAGTCGGCAATGAATGTGGGAAATGCATTAGGAGCTTTCTTTGGAGGAATAATTATTACAGTATTGCCTTTACAATTCGTTGTTTTAACAGCACCGCTTTTATCTTTGGTTGGACTTGTCTTACTTTTAGCTCAGATATCTTACGACAAACGGAAACAGATTGTTTAAAAGAAGATAAAATAAAAAGATAAGAAGCTTGACAATTAGTCTAAATAATTGTAAATTATATTTAATTCACACTCGTTCACTTGGAATTGGAAAAGTGTAGAAAAAGAGATGTTTAGGGGGAGAAATAAAATGAAAAAAGTTTTATTAGGTACGTTAATCGCTGTTTTTGCAGTGGTGTTAGCGGCGTGTGGTAATTCAGGCAGTTCAACAAAAGAGTCGTCTGGTAAAGGTGGGGTAGATCCAGATGGTTCACTCATTATTGGTGTAGCAGGTGACCCGAGTGTTATGAACCCAAACTACGCTTCAGATCGTGTTACTTTAACTTTGCAAGAAGCACTTTATGCACCGTTATTTTGGGAACTTGATGGTAAACCAGCATTAGCTAAAAGCCTCGATGTTTCTGATGACAGTCTTGTGTATACAGTTAAATTAAAAGATGGCTTGAAATGGCATGATGGTAAAGATTTAACAGCTAAAGATGTTGTATTTACAGTTGAATCAACTTTAGATGAGAAACAAAACTCTTCTAACCGTGGTAAATTTGTATTTGATGGTAAACCATTAAAAGTAGAAGCAGTAGATAAAACAACCGTTAAATTTACATTACCAACAGCATCTCCAGCTTTTGAAGAGACATTAAACACATTCTACCCAATTCCTGAACATATTTTTGCAGGTGTTGACAATATTGAGAAAAGTGATAAAAATAAAAAACCAGTAGGTTCTGGACCTTTCCAATTTGTTGAATATAAATCAGGTGAATATGTTGCATTAAAACGTTTTGATGATTATTTTGGTGGTAAACCAAAATTAGCTAAATTAACATTCCGTATCACAAAAGACCAAAATGCAGCAAATCTAGCTTTACAAAACGGTGAAATTAATTTAAAATCAATTCAACCAGCTGATCGTAAAAAGGTTGAAAAAGCTAGTGATGTTGATATTATCACATACCCAGAAAACCGTTTAAGCTACTTAGCATTTAACCAAAATCAAGAAGCTTTAAAATCAAAAGAATTACGTCAAGCATTATCTTATGCACTTGATCGTAAAGAATTAATTGATGCAGCATATGGTTCAGATGAATATGCAAAACCAGCAAGTTCATTCTTAACAGAGAACACAAAATTCTTCACTAAAGACGTTGAAACTTATAATACTAACCTAGATAAAGCAAAAGAGTTAGTTGATAAAAGTGGTTTTGATAAATCAACGAAATTAAGTATTTATTACTTGAACAACAGTAAAGCACAAGAAAGTATTGCGCTTTATGTACAACAAGAATACAAAAAAATCGGTGTGAACTTGGAATTGAAACCAACTGACCCGAATGCGTTAAGCAACATTACGTTAGACCGTAAAAATAAAGATTACTCAATTGCAATTAATGGTTATATCATGGGTAATGATCCAGATGCATACAAAACATTATTCCTTAGTGATTCACCATATAACTATAGTAACAACCACGATAAAAAGTTAGATGAACTATTCAATAAAGGTGCCGTTACTGTTGATGATAAAGCGCGTGAAGCAGTTTATGTTGATGTTCAAAAAAACATTGCTGACAATGCAGTCATTTACCCAATTTCATATGATAATGCGGTATTGGCATTAGATAAACGTTTTGCAGGTGTTAAAGAAGCAGAACCACAACCTGTATCAATGTTTAAAGATTACTCTAAACTTTATTTGAAAAAATAACAGGCATCAGCTGTTAAAAAAACTGGTCGACCACCTCTGTGTGGGTGACCAGTTTTTTACTCTTTAGGAAAAAGGTAGGAGATATAGAATGATCCGAACAATAATAAAGCGCGTCTTACAAATGATACCGATGTTATTTGTCATTTCGTTAATTTCATTTGCGCTCATCAAACTCGCACCTGGTGATCCGATTAACTCCTTTGTGACACCTGACATGAACCCTGATGATGTCGAACGTATTCGTCAAAGTTTAGGATTAGATCAACCCATTTATGTGCAGTATATTCGCTGGTTAGCCAATGTATTCCAAGGAAACTTTGGGTATTCAATCAGCAATAGCCAACCTGTGCTGGAACAAATTTTGGAACGTATTCCTGCAACTTTAGGTTTAATGGGAACATCGCTCTTTTTAACATTGTTATTATCAATCCCATTAGGATTGGTAGCAGCAGCTTATGAAGATCGTTGGATCGATAAGTTTCTGAATGGTCTTTCGTATGTAGGTATCTCGATACCAGTATTCTGGTTTGGGATGATTTTAATTGATTTCTTTTCGATTCGACTAGGATGGTTCCCTAGTTTAGGGATGCGAACGATTGGCGAAACCTCGTTTTCGGATATGGCATGGCATGCTGTTTTGCCTGTAGTCACATTAACTTTTCAAGGGTGCGCTTCGTATTACCGTTACGTACGTTCGAATACAATCAATCAATTAAAAGAGGATTACGTGTTGTTTGGTTATGCAAAAGGCTTATCTAAATTACAGGTTTTAGCACGACACGTATTAAAAAATGCGTTGTTGCCAGTTATTACGTTATTAGGTATGTCTTTGCCGCAAATTATTAGTGGCGCGTTTATTACTGAAAGTATTTTTTCATGGCCGGGTATGGGAAGTTTAGGTATTAATGCCATCTTCCAATTAGATTATCCAGTTATCATGGCAATTACTTTATTCTCGGCATTATTATTAATAATCGGAAACTTATTAGCAGATATAGCATACACAATAATTGATCCACGCATCAGGGAAAAGGAGTGAGGGAACGATGTCAGGCTTTGAATTTGTAAAAAAACATAATGAAGGCTTTGTTAAAGAAGCAGGCGTTGTGCAAAAAACACGTAATAGCAGTACTTGGCGATTTATTTTAGCAGATAAACGTGCAATATTTGCAATCAGTGTACTAGTGATTTTGAGCGTTGCCTCACTGTTAGCCTTTTTAACACCCTATGATCAAAATGCTTTATCCATCCAAGATAAGCTCTTACCGCCTAGTGGTTCTCACTGGTTTGGAACGGATGATCATGGCCGTGATTATTTCACGAGGGTTCTATATGGTGGGCGTATTTCAATTGCAGTAGGTGTATTATCGATGATAATCGCCATTGTTGTAGGTACGCTTGCAGGAACAATCAGTGGTTATTTTGGCGGAGTGATTGATAATTTAATGATGCGATTCCTTGATATTTTTATGTCAATTCCATCATTTTTCCTTTTGATGATTTTAAAT comes from Brochothrix thermosphacta DSM 20171 = FSL F6-1036 and encodes:
- a CDS encoding DUF2339 domain-containing protein; protein product: MDKKLSISERLAQVEQELAELKLQVKKNAASVSIEREVPRRTDEKNALKEKPAIQTKKVTVVQTPVQRRLAQQADSAKGHTTLTSTKVETLRNEEPLKKEPIKTTSIEAMIRKVLPKVFITMIIFGVLWGLKIVNDYGVFGFGLKLGIAYIISIATGVYAYRIYQKNSVLSSHLLFALSYIIGILTTAAGTFLYGAFSQGAGLSIALLYIVYGLLLAYYKRYQPLTIFIALTSLLLPYLLEYMAVSNNYIYAYVLLVFIALQWLTVSQSHVMAFIVNHLFSLLAVIFLNVANYGDNDTMGIITLMCLLILTAITWLGMNQRWGNSSSFHSGLIYSLLMVTFAVFILMAGFENLISHLILIIFFIAITAWSWKKVMPRVSDIYLVITLMTIITLVGYFTINAAWMLIYTTCGFVFALLLAIRLQAPFLYATNGIGFFIYIYLVIFNTHRPVFTVLNLNVVLIIVGCYLIYSYLKKTTKLNSKATFSIINSNIAVLEWLPLVTIGLTYFFINQLSIISFNYPLYLIILLVTVVLLYDEKVRFGSLMTIFHLALAAFIYCRTLVSFTFGQSIWVFLLVGIGLLIVLSFLIYHVKQQRILEGHYGLQTPWDKRLSATILFGLMLLLALKLYMQTVYYYNGSQSILFMGQTLLIFVFAFYIMHWGLTEKVNVLRIAGFSLVILALFKLIFIDLWYLGLFVRSLLFIGMGGIGLWLTLKGNESRKSN
- a CDS encoding DUF1648 domain-containing protein, producing MKEKTESYQRTPLQQWCTWISLAITAATAFYVAFMYQQLPQVVPMHFNFSGEIDGWGGKGSVWFLPAISLFMWVLLFILSDRPELHNYYYLREENKTAQYRFSCSLLAVTNLFISVVFALLSLDVMNRALGDVYPLLFQSIIIVVILGILAMIAALVSLRRFKPKKQ
- a CDS encoding Y-family DNA polymerase; this translates as MPKRDILCIDCKSFFASVESVRRGEHPLESLVVVMSRGDSAGGLVLASSPRAKAEYGIKTGTRRYEIQPEWPVTIVEPRMNDYIKMNLKVNTILKRYTDDINWFPYSIDESFIDVTHSHTLFGTTLEIARAIQTTIFKELGLVVCVGIGDNPLLAKLALDHEAKEKYPYLAYWSYQDIAKIWAIHPLSAMWGIGHRTERTLQKMGIFTVKALAETDVASLQKKLGIIGEQLYYHAHGIDYSILAERIQPVSTSYGTSQILERDYHNPADVLVVIREMVDKVATRLRKHQRDCEVLHLAINYSKGSEVASFSIQRKINATSSTTKLQVVAVKLFEDNYQEGPVRRISISCGKTAAKKTSQLNLFEIIEETVANERLERTIDLIRERYGYRALIHASSLSEGATAIKRSRLVGGH
- a CDS encoding MFS transporter; the encoded protein is MKKYPLPIWMLVIGAFAIGMTEFVIMGLLTEVATDLKVSVTQAGQLITMYALSVAIGGPIVVLLTYKLKRKTTLLILMAIFIIGNAIAGVADNYGVMMLSRIVTAFAHGSFFGLGAIIAASLVPKNRQASAMALMFSGLAVANIIGVPFGTIIGQQWGWRASFLIISVIGIIAFAGIWKFVPAAEQRKEVSIKTELSILKSGSMWTTLLISTFSFSSVFAFFTYISPILREVSGYDDNGVALVLIIFGVGVTIGNLVGGRIADWNINKGLIILLVLLEIWFVVLYFIQFNFYLVPFGVFIFGIIAFGLTPSLQFRSMKLSLQAPTLGSTLNQSAMNVGNALGAFFGGIIITVLPLQFVVLTAPLLSLVGLVLLLAQISYDKRKQIV
- a CDS encoding ABC transporter substrate-binding protein, yielding MKKVLLGTLIAVFAVVLAACGNSGSSTKESSGKGGVDPDGSLIIGVAGDPSVMNPNYASDRVTLTLQEALYAPLFWELDGKPALAKSLDVSDDSLVYTVKLKDGLKWHDGKDLTAKDVVFTVESTLDEKQNSSNRGKFVFDGKPLKVEAVDKTTVKFTLPTASPAFEETLNTFYPIPEHIFAGVDNIEKSDKNKKPVGSGPFQFVEYKSGEYVALKRFDDYFGGKPKLAKLTFRITKDQNAANLALQNGEINLKSIQPADRKKVEKASDVDIITYPENRLSYLAFNQNQEALKSKELRQALSYALDRKELIDAAYGSDEYAKPASSFLTENTKFFTKDVETYNTNLDKAKELVDKSGFDKSTKLSIYYLNNSKAQESIALYVQQEYKKIGVNLELKPTDPNALSNITLDRKNKDYSIAINGYIMGNDPDAYKTLFLSDSPYNYSNNHDKKLDELFNKGAVTVDDKAREAVYVDVQKNIADNAVIYPISYDNAVLALDKRFAGVKEAEPQPVSMFKDYSKLYLKK
- a CDS encoding ABC transporter permease → MIRTIIKRVLQMIPMLFVISLISFALIKLAPGDPINSFVTPDMNPDDVERIRQSLGLDQPIYVQYIRWLANVFQGNFGYSISNSQPVLEQILERIPATLGLMGTSLFLTLLLSIPLGLVAAAYEDRWIDKFLNGLSYVGISIPVFWFGMILIDFFSIRLGWFPSLGMRTIGETSFSDMAWHAVLPVVTLTFQGCASYYRYVRSNTINQLKEDYVLFGYAKGLSKLQVLARHVLKNALLPVITLLGMSLPQIISGAFITESIFSWPGMGSLGINAIFQLDYPVIMAITLFSALLLIIGNLLADIAYTIIDPRIREKE
- a CDS encoding ABC transporter permease, with amino-acid sequence MSGFEFVKKHNEGFVKEAGVVQKTRNSSTWRFILADKRAIFAISVLVILSVASLLAFLTPYDQNALSIQDKLLPPSGSHWFGTDDHGRDYFTRVLYGGRISIAVGVLSMIIAIVVGTLAGTISGYFGGVIDNLMMRFLDIFMSIPSFFLLMILNAYLKPGIGNIIVIIGLLSWMDVARIVRAETLTLKGREFVMYAQSSGAGFMRIILKHIIPNAIPSIVVAASLNVAGAILTESALSFLGLGVQQPNASWGSMLNNAQGYMGDATYLAIFPGLLILLTILSFNILGDVFRKAMAR